From a single Nitrogeniibacter mangrovi genomic region:
- the tcmP gene encoding three-Cys-motif partner protein TcmP — protein MKKHEFGGPWTLIKLDLLTRYLKFFNTALQAKPSREQPFTRIFIDAFAGTGDCTVKVERGSRATVAGSAKIAISTTPAFDRLCFIEMKSDHAKALRELKDEYPDRCISVEHAEASVALNRLLSETNWRSSRGVLFLDPYGMSVDWQTVARVAQTQALDVWYLFPLSAVTRQAARQLDRVDEQKAARLDSVLGTPSWRDLFYARSSQEDAFQGKRDEGSKFRNVSPAEIADFVKRRLESVFRGWVSQPILLPDTGVPLFALYFAVSNPHPAAVALSRKAADHLVKMLVEKRLGKAQEFTLESGEAGQGDFFD, from the coding sequence GTGAAAAAACATGAATTTGGCGGCCCGTGGACGCTGATCAAACTTGATCTCTTGACCCGCTACCTCAAGTTCTTCAATACAGCGCTTCAGGCTAAGCCTTCACGAGAACAACCGTTTACTCGAATATTTATCGACGCCTTTGCTGGGACCGGAGACTGTACCGTGAAAGTGGAGCGAGGCTCGCGAGCGACCGTTGCGGGCTCGGCAAAGATCGCAATAAGCACGACCCCTGCCTTTGATCGGCTGTGTTTCATCGAGATGAAAAGCGATCACGCCAAGGCACTCCGAGAGCTGAAGGATGAGTATCCGGATCGTTGTATTTCAGTGGAACACGCCGAAGCGTCGGTTGCCCTAAATCGACTGCTCTCTGAGACAAACTGGCGGAGCTCTCGAGGTGTTCTCTTCCTTGATCCGTATGGGATGAGTGTGGACTGGCAAACCGTAGCGCGTGTCGCACAAACACAGGCGCTAGATGTTTGGTATCTCTTTCCGCTGAGTGCAGTGACTCGCCAAGCCGCAAGGCAGCTGGATCGGGTTGACGAGCAGAAGGCGGCGCGCCTGGATAGCGTGCTGGGAACTCCGTCGTGGAGGGACCTGTTCTATGCGCGCTCGTCGCAAGAAGACGCATTTCAAGGCAAACGCGATGAAGGCTCAAAATTCAGGAATGTCTCGCCAGCGGAAATTGCCGACTTCGTTAAGCGCCGATTGGAGTCAGTCTTTCGTGGGTGGGTGAGTCAGCCGATCCTCTTGCCGGACACAGGTGTGCCCTTGTTCGCCCTGTATTTTGCTGTGAGCAACCCCCATCCAGCAGCTGTCGCGCTATCACGTAAGGCCGCGGATCACTTGGTTAAGATGCTTGTCGAGAAGCGGCTCGGAAAGGCTCAGGAATTTACGCTCGAATCCGGTGAGGCCGGTCAAGGCGACTTTTTTGATTGA
- a CDS encoding SIR2 family protein, with protein MQVFSCRTNGQWLAEMPPPPPGEPLAEPSVPEAEDPALAEAKRVLSDMLRCGNFVVLSGLGTSLCVQPAVQGGAKAPTMADLWQQVQEKQDATAAASTPAGLTFLQLMQLVGHPQDKRDIEALMSRCRLAESFLSGAQKEEVVKFVALAEAQIIAATNFISANHPLPVHAEFLRRAARRPQRKSRMKIFTTNYDRCYEEAGRQGRYVVVDGFSHTAPPTFDAIHFSYETVRRLNDTESYDPIPNSFHLYKLHGSVDWQRQEISGEITKWMPDGKPVLIYPRNSKYELAFEQPYLEMISAFQTAVREPDCGVLIVGFGFNDNHLAEPIMSAIRSNLSLKIVVVSPGLAPWETEQQQHLGECISNRYLAKLHDLAIAGDARIALLNCGFEQMVSLIPDLAAETDLERHVARLRGIGAV; from the coding sequence ATGCAAGTGTTTAGTTGCAGGACCAACGGCCAGTGGTTGGCCGAGATGCCTCCACCCCCACCAGGAGAGCCGCTCGCGGAGCCTTCTGTCCCTGAAGCCGAGGATCCTGCGCTGGCAGAAGCGAAGCGGGTGCTCTCCGATATGTTGCGCTGCGGTAATTTTGTGGTTTTGTCTGGCTTGGGTACTTCGCTGTGCGTGCAGCCGGCGGTTCAAGGTGGTGCCAAGGCGCCAACCATGGCGGATCTCTGGCAGCAAGTTCAGGAAAAGCAAGACGCAACGGCAGCTGCATCCACGCCCGCTGGGCTAACCTTTCTCCAGCTCATGCAGTTGGTGGGACATCCTCAGGACAAAAGGGACATTGAAGCGCTGATGTCTCGATGTCGTCTTGCCGAATCCTTTCTGTCTGGTGCGCAGAAGGAAGAGGTAGTGAAGTTTGTCGCGCTTGCTGAGGCCCAAATCATCGCTGCCACAAACTTTATCTCCGCGAACCACCCTCTACCCGTGCACGCCGAATTTCTTCGCCGGGCAGCCCGCCGACCACAGCGTAAATCGCGGATGAAGATATTCACTACCAATTACGACCGCTGCTACGAAGAGGCGGGTCGCCAGGGGCGCTACGTAGTGGTTGATGGGTTCTCTCATACTGCCCCGCCGACCTTCGATGCTATTCATTTCAGCTATGAGACAGTACGCCGATTGAATGACACCGAGTCCTATGACCCCATACCGAATTCGTTTCACCTGTATAAGCTTCACGGCTCTGTCGACTGGCAGCGCCAAGAGATCTCGGGGGAGATTACGAAGTGGATGCCTGACGGTAAGCCGGTTCTCATCTATCCGCGCAACTCCAAATATGAGCTCGCCTTCGAGCAACCGTACTTGGAAATGATCAGCGCGTTCCAAACCGCTGTGAGGGAGCCCGATTGCGGTGTCCTCATCGTGGGGTTTGGTTTTAACGACAATCACCTTGCGGAACCCATCATGTCCGCCATCCGTTCCAACTTGTCGTTGAAGATCGTAGTGGTTAGCCCGGGACTTGCGCCCTGGGAGACTGAGCAACAGCAACATCTAGGCGAGTGCATTTCCAATAGGTACTTGGCCAAGCTTCACGACCTCGCTATCGCCGGCGATGCCCGAATCGCGCTGCTCAACTGCGGATTCGAACAGATGGTTTCGCTGATTCCTGACCTTGCAGCTGAGACCGACCTTGAGCGCCATGTCGCGAGGCTGCGTGGTATTGGTGCGGTATGA
- a CDS encoding transcriptional regulator — MSVRLNIQLSEDLNCEIDRVASQTATDKGEILRKALLLFLAACEGRERGLKFGLVDPASGKLETEIIGL; from the coding sequence ATGAGCGTCCGCCTGAATATTCAACTTTCTGAAGACCTTAATTGCGAGATCGACCGTGTGGCTTCACAGACCGCTACCGACAAGGGTGAGATCCTCCGCAAAGCCCTGCTGCTGTTCCTGGCTGCATGCGAGGGTCGGGAGCGCGGGCTAAAGTTCGGCTTGGTTGATCCGGCGAGCGGAAAGTTGGAAACAGAGATCATCGGTCTATGA